From Montipora foliosa isolate CH-2021 chromosome 6, ASM3666993v2, whole genome shotgun sequence, a single genomic window includes:
- the LOC138007985 gene encoding ketohexokinase-like produces MTRKRILCVGLIALDIVNTCERYPDEDEDIRAISQRWQTGGNACTNSTILTQLGIECEFLGSMSQGVEADFVCKHLRDVGVAFDHCVRHPECGTPTSFVTLSLATGSRTVVHARNNLPELPLSAFQKVNLSKYSWVHFEGRRNESEITEMIAMVDEFNSTRSAHDKIMVSVELEKPRQSLLPLLDKADVVFTSKDFARFCGYSVASEAVKAFRSMAKPGATVICAWGEEGADGIGPNGEVKHSDAFPPKKVIDTLGAGDTFVAGAIYSLLKHPSVEDALNFACKLAGFKCGMPGNNGLVNALNGSLNSD; encoded by the coding sequence ATGACCCGGAAAAGAATCCTCTGTGTTGGTCTTATCGCCCTTGACATCGTGAACACCTGTGAACGTTATCCTGACGAGGACGAAGACATCCGAGCGATATCCCAAAGATGGCAAACTGGAGGGAATGCTTGCACCAATTCGACTATTCTTACTCAGCTAGGAATAGAATGCGAGTTTCTTGGGTCCATGTCGCAAGGTGTGGAAGCTGACTTCGTATGCAAGCATCTTCGCGATGTAGGAGTTGCTTTTGACCATTGTGTGCGTCATCCGGAATGTGGGACTCCCACTTCATTTGTGACGCTTAGTCTAGCCACTGGCAGCCGAACTGTTGTCCATGCACGAAACAACCTTCCAGAGCTGCCGTTGTCCGCCTTTCAAAAAGTCAACCTTAGCAAGTACAGTTGGGTCCACTTCGAAGGACGTAGAAACGAGAGTGAAATTACCGAGATGATTGCCATGGTCGATGAGTTTAATTCGACGCGCTCAGCTCATGACAAGATTATGGTCTCTGTGGAGTTAGAGAAACCGAGGCAAAGTCTCCTGCCGTTGCTTGATAAAGCTGACGTCGTCTTCACAAGTAAAGATTTTGCTCGGTTCTGTGGATATTCCGTGGCCTCTGAAGCAGTAAAAGCGTTTCGTAGCATGGCGAAACCTGGTGCTACTGTAATATGTGCTTGGGGAGAGGAGGGTGCGGATGGCATTGGCCCCAATGGTGAAGTGAAACATAGTGATGCCTTCCCCCCTAAGAAGGTGATTGATACGCTTGGGGCCGGGGATACCTTTGTAGCTGGTGCTATATACAGTCTTTTGAAACACCCATCTGTAGAAGACGCGTTGAACTTCGCCTGTAAATTAGCTGGTTTCAAATGCGGTATGCCTGGAAATAATGGCCTCGTAAATGCACTGAATGGTAGCCTGAACAGTGATTAA